The Stegostoma tigrinum isolate sSteTig4 chromosome 38, sSteTig4.hap1, whole genome shotgun sequence genome contains a region encoding:
- the LOC132206438 gene encoding ferritin, middle subunit-like has product MASQVCQNYHKDCEDAVNKQINLELYSSYVYLSMFSYFDRDDVALRHFAEFFKEQSHEEREHAEKLMAFQNKRGGCVLLQDIKKPEQDEWGNGLEAMQRALQMEKDVNQSLLDLHKLASGNTDPHLCDFLERHYLDEQVKMIKKLGDHITNLKRLGAPDNDMGEYLFDRLSLS; this is encoded by the exons ATGGcttcccaagtgtgtcagaactatcacaaggactgtgaggatgctgttaacaaacagatcaacctggagctctattcctcttatgtttacctctccatg ttctcttactttgaccgggatgatgttgccctgcgtcactttgctgagttcttcaaggagcagtcccatgaggaacgggaacatgctgagaaactgatggcattccagaataaacgtggtgGCTGTGttctcctgcaggacatcaag aagccagagcaggatgagtggggcaatggtctggaggcaatgcagagagctctgcagatggagaaggatgtgaaccagagtctgctggatctgcacaaactggcctctggcaacactgaccctcat ctgtgtgacttcctggagaggcactacttggatgagcaagtgaagatgatcaagaagctgggagatcacatcaccaacctgaagagactgggagctcCTGACAATgacatgggagagtacctgtttgacaggctctcacTGAGCTGA